In a single window of the uncultured Dysgonomonas sp. genome:
- a CDS encoding SH3 domain-containing protein yields MQKLITTYINNTDVKEVNLWSHKTKRDKIVAVCQDDDLVTVLQVDGDYSKVRTSDGKEGWCMSGFLI; encoded by the coding sequence ATGCAAAAACTTATAACAACTTACATCAATAATACCGATGTAAAAGAGGTGAACCTCTGGTCTCATAAGACTAAGCGGGACAAGATCGTAGCCGTATGCCAGGACGATGATCTGGTAACCGTGCTTCAGGTAGATGGAGACTATTCGAAGGTAAGGACCAGCGATGGGAAAGAAGGATGGTGTATGTCCGGCTTCCTGATATGA
- a CDS encoding DNA modification methylase, whose protein sequence is MNQLKWTTERRRVRDLIPSDYNPRLKDEKGQTVLEESMDAFGLVDTPVINQDNALISGHRRLEYYIERNRIDEEIDVRVPSRMLTEDEVKRYMLLANTHAGKWDLVKLEEEFGDIYKDIMVNELPSIEDTALPSAEQVTRSKDAEREIIEDEFNDLPPKNPITQVDDLYELGVHRLICGDSTDMNVIGRLMAGLLAHMVFTDPPYNLAPEQFSGFGKNEAQTFAMGVGEMSEEQFIEFLKKSFLVLIRHSVKGSIHYVCMDWKHVLEIRAAGKVYSEYKNMIVWNKTNGGMGSFYRSKHELVFMFQNKEVLPEEILDARITDIEQTGYESHHELIFVFKSGRERNVNNFMLGQTGRYRTNVWDYPGASSFNKTADVSTKDHPTPKPVKLVADAIMDCSLIGHIILDIFSGSGTTIIAADQTERIAYVADLDPGYCDLNVRRYIRYCRNAGKPCVVKKNGVVLTKEQLKEYELQ, encoded by the coding sequence ATGAATCAATTGAAATGGACAACTGAAAGACGAAGGGTGAGAGATCTCATCCCTTCGGACTACAATCCCAGGCTGAAGGATGAGAAGGGGCAGACAGTTCTGGAGGAAAGCATGGATGCGTTCGGCCTGGTAGACACACCGGTCATCAATCAGGACAATGCTCTTATATCGGGCCATCGCAGGCTGGAGTATTACATAGAGCGTAACCGGATAGATGAAGAAATAGACGTTCGTGTTCCGTCCCGGATGCTGACTGAGGATGAAGTCAAGCGATACATGCTACTAGCCAATACGCATGCAGGCAAGTGGGATCTTGTGAAGCTGGAGGAAGAGTTCGGGGATATCTACAAAGATATTATGGTCAATGAGCTGCCATCGATAGAGGACACAGCTCTCCCATCAGCTGAACAGGTAACCCGGAGTAAGGATGCAGAACGTGAAATCATAGAGGACGAGTTCAACGATCTGCCACCGAAGAATCCCATCACTCAGGTAGATGACCTCTATGAGCTGGGAGTACACAGGCTTATCTGTGGAGACAGTACCGATATGAATGTAATAGGCCGTTTAATGGCCGGACTACTCGCACATATGGTATTCACCGATCCACCATATAACTTGGCTCCGGAACAGTTTTCCGGTTTCGGAAAGAATGAGGCCCAGACATTCGCAATGGGTGTCGGTGAAATGTCGGAGGAACAGTTTATTGAATTTCTGAAAAAAAGCTTCTTGGTCTTGATCCGGCACTCCGTTAAGGGTTCTATTCACTATGTATGCATGGACTGGAAGCATGTACTCGAGATCAGAGCTGCAGGAAAGGTCTATTCGGAATATAAGAATATGATAGTCTGGAATAAGACAAATGGCGGGATGGGTAGCTTCTACCGATCCAAACATGAGCTGGTCTTCATGTTCCAAAACAAAGAGGTCCTACCTGAAGAAATACTCGATGCCAGGATAACCGATATCGAGCAAACAGGCTACGAATCGCATCACGAACTGATTTTCGTGTTTAAGAGTGGGCGTGAACGCAATGTAAACAACTTCATGTTAGGTCAAACAGGTCGATACCGGACAAATGTCTGGGATTATCCCGGTGCGAGTTCATTCAATAAGACTGCAGACGTTAGTACCAAGGATCACCCTACTCCAAAGCCCGTAAAACTCGTAGCGGATGCAATAATGGATTGCAGCCTGATCGGACACATCATACTCGACATATTCTCCGGATCCGGAACAACTATCATCGCAGCTGACCAGACTGAACGTATTGCATATGTCGCAGATCTCGATCCGGGATATTGTGACCTGAACGTTCGAAGATATATCCGCTATTGCCGGAATGCAGGTAAACCATGTGTAGTGAAAAAGAACGGTGTAGTATTAACCAAAGAACAACTAAAGGAATATGAATTACAATAG
- a CDS encoding DUF5053 domain-containing protein, translated as MAVLDLEALREEYRKATDPQKKEEFKAQIKQMIKAQTEEEMMSSIEAIDDRISELKTIVEMGDIADMASMSYIAKKYFNKSRSWLYQRLNGNMVHGKPAKLTEEERKTLAYALEDMSRQFKEKSLSILNG; from the coding sequence ATGGCAGTATTAGATTTGGAAGCCCTTAGGGAAGAATATAGGAAAGCGACCGATCCGCAAAAAAAGGAGGAGTTTAAAGCCCAAATTAAGCAAATGATAAAGGCTCAGACCGAGGAAGAGATGATGTCATCAATAGAAGCGATTGATGATCGTATATCAGAATTGAAAACAATTGTAGAGATGGGCGATATTGCAGACATGGCATCCATGTCGTATATCGCAAAAAAATACTTTAATAAATCACGTTCTTGGCTATATCAGCGATTAAACGGGAATATGGTACATGGTAAGCCCGCAAAATTGACTGAGGAAGAAAGAAAGACTCTGGCATATGCACTGGAAGATATGTCCAGGCAGTTTAAAGAAAAATCACTTTCCATTCTCAATGGTTAG
- a CDS encoding tyrosine-type recombinase/integrase, with protein MELVNYNDVLQLKNSIFDCIDITENTRKEYLTRIKHFIHFVKLHGINSNTYLEYKRYLSSIDTLSVSTKNKYLISAKIFIDGLNNLQRFPFQINTKVRGFKQSKLHKKDGLCNEDISKIVDYCSSLEPTIQNLRLKSILSLLIFQGLRQVEITRLNVTDINLKDKTAFIIGKGQDDKELIHLHPSTIKVLKEYLHTNRIREGALFRSGSNFSSGSRLTTKSIREIIKKVLNDLNIDGSIHGFRHFFITKLIKSYKGELLTVSKYSRHRSIQMLEVYNDEIIRKQDLPRFYDVFSDIIL; from the coding sequence ATGGAGTTAGTAAACTACAATGATGTATTACAATTAAAAAACAGTATTTTTGATTGTATAGATATAACCGAAAACACACGAAAAGAGTATCTGACCCGGATTAAACATTTCATTCATTTTGTAAAATTACATGGAATTAATTCCAATACTTACTTAGAGTATAAACGCTATTTAAGTTCTATTGACACGCTAAGTGTTTCCACAAAAAACAAGTATTTAATTTCCGCTAAGATTTTCATTGATGGTCTGAATAACTTACAACGATTCCCTTTTCAGATTAATACAAAAGTAAGAGGATTTAAACAAAGCAAGCTGCATAAGAAAGACGGTCTTTGCAATGAGGATATTTCTAAGATTGTAGATTATTGTTCTTCATTAGAGCCGACAATTCAAAACTTGCGTTTAAAGTCTATTTTATCACTGCTTATATTTCAAGGTTTGCGCCAAGTAGAAATTACACGGCTGAATGTAACCGATATTAACCTGAAAGATAAGACCGCTTTTATTATAGGTAAGGGGCAGGACGATAAAGAGCTTATACATTTGCATCCCTCAACCATTAAAGTATTAAAAGAATATCTACATACAAATAGGATAAGAGAGGGTGCTTTATTCCGAAGCGGAAGTAATTTCTCTTCGGGAAGTCGGCTAACAACTAAATCCATACGAGAGATAATAAAGAAAGTTCTAAATGATCTAAATATTGACGGAAGTATCCACGGTTTCCGTCATTTTTTTATAACCAAATTAATAAAATCTTACAAGGGTGAATTACTAACTGTTTCTAAATACAGCCGCCATAGAAGTATTCAAATGCTAGAGGTGTACAATGACGAGATAATAAGGAAGCAGGATTTGCCGCGTTTTTATGATGTATTTAGCGATATTATACTATGA
- a CDS encoding S8 family serine peptidase translates to MKKIQLIVILFFTFSLFLSAQTNYFYNGDGKKIVLKLRNDLLFLEKNNANSQTRLNQKVVHNFEKYIIVENIDSKLQKTISDENLMFEAEDGTLQALSNTVLMKPSETPIRIVLNKLNLTNSVVKLDSIYDMYIIEFNTTKTMDIANKIWDSGLVSFAEPSFYKIIKLQNPLYSLQWGFRNTGQTGGTIGIDVNVEPAWNLTRGNSNIKVAVLDEGVRLDHPDLQGNLLSGYDATGNNSNGAPNQSDYHGTACAGIIAAVDNNIGVVGIAPNCKMIPVRIAYKGSDGRSWITQDSWITQGINYAWNTAKADVLSNSWGGGSNSTAINNTILNAMSLGRNGLGAVVIFASGNDSAPTVSYPASLADVIAVGALTPTGLRADFSNYGDALDVVAPGAHIPTTTINGYTESFGGTSAACPHVAGIAALILSINPELTSREVRNTIESTCRKVGDYSYSVNKMNGTWNNEMGFGLVDAYAAVRRALGYKEIVSPNDLYRRSKFWFKLKDGSNATWSCTNIPGITINSSTGLLNNTNFDYTGNITITAATSTIAYTKVIYISPEYIDGKFIFNNTTKTFSEIHSGYPLYENGFDLNAGSTAVSNLAIEITYPGLAIIEGKTPVYSWVNYSMTPRFTIENNGSRIKFSRLMVDESAEIGLEIETGKGTISQMFYLNTGRFSPILYPFSSYRLSPLEVKLTDNTITVSESTGQERGISYTNLADNNSYVYEILDILGTYKMQKGNFKLYIGGSKDIDISTLPKGFYALTIYKNGERVHSGKFKK, encoded by the coding sequence ATGAAAAAAATACAGTTGATAGTAATCCTATTCTTCACTTTTAGCTTGTTTTTGTCAGCACAAACAAATTATTTTTATAATGGGGATGGGAAAAAAATAGTTTTGAAACTACGGAATGATTTATTGTTTTTGGAGAAGAACAATGCAAATTCACAAACTCGGCTTAACCAAAAAGTAGTGCATAATTTTGAAAAGTATATCATTGTAGAAAATATTGATTCTAAATTACAAAAAACAATATCAGATGAAAACCTAATGTTTGAGGCTGAAGATGGAACATTACAAGCATTGTCTAATACCGTTTTGATGAAACCTAGTGAAACTCCCATAAGAATTGTATTGAATAAACTTAATTTAACAAATTCTGTAGTTAAGTTGGATTCCATATATGATATGTACATCATTGAATTCAACACAACTAAAACAATGGATATAGCCAATAAAATATGGGATAGTGGTCTTGTCTCTTTTGCCGAGCCTTCATTTTACAAAATAATCAAATTACAGAACCCCCTTTATTCTTTGCAGTGGGGATTTAGAAATACTGGACAAACAGGAGGCACAATAGGAATAGACGTAAATGTAGAACCAGCTTGGAATTTAACAAGGGGTAATTCTAATATAAAAGTTGCAGTTTTAGATGAAGGAGTCAGACTTGACCATCCTGATCTTCAGGGAAATCTATTATCTGGCTATGATGCGACAGGCAATAATAGTAATGGAGCACCAAATCAATCAGACTATCATGGAACCGCATGTGCAGGTATTATTGCTGCTGTAGATAATAATATAGGGGTTGTAGGAATTGCTCCTAATTGTAAAATGATTCCGGTTCGAATAGCTTATAAAGGTTCAGATGGAAGATCTTGGATAACGCAGGATTCTTGGATAACGCAAGGAATAAATTATGCATGGAACACAGCTAAAGCAGATGTCCTGAGTAATTCATGGGGAGGGGGATCAAATTCAACAGCTATCAACAATACTATACTGAACGCTATGTCTCTAGGAAGAAATGGGCTAGGGGCAGTCGTTATTTTTGCATCGGGAAATGACTCTGCTCCAACAGTTTCTTATCCAGCTTCTTTAGCCGACGTAATTGCAGTAGGAGCACTTACTCCTACTGGACTGCGTGCAGATTTTTCTAACTATGGAGATGCATTAGATGTGGTAGCTCCAGGTGCTCATATTCCAACAACGACTATTAATGGCTATACAGAATCTTTTGGCGGGACATCGGCTGCATGCCCCCATGTAGCTGGTATTGCGGCATTAATATTATCTATAAATCCGGAACTGACATCGCGAGAGGTGCGTAATACTATAGAGTCAACATGTAGAAAAGTCGGAGACTATTCTTATTCTGTCAATAAAATGAATGGCACTTGGAATAATGAAATGGGCTTTGGTCTTGTAGATGCTTATGCCGCTGTAAGAAGAGCTCTTGGCTACAAAGAAATTGTCAGTCCCAATGACCTATACCGCAGAAGTAAATTCTGGTTCAAACTCAAGGATGGCTCCAATGCCACATGGAGTTGTACTAACATTCCTGGTATAACAATCAATTCATCAACAGGTTTATTGAATAACACGAACTTTGATTACACAGGGAACATTACTATAACAGCTGCGACGTCAACCATAGCATATACTAAAGTTATATATATAAGTCCAGAGTATATAGATGGTAAATTCATATTTAATAATACGACAAAGACCTTCTCCGAAATACATTCGGGTTATCCTTTGTATGAAAATGGATTTGATTTGAATGCAGGTTCTACAGCTGTTTCGAATTTGGCAATTGAAATCACTTATCCCGGATTGGCTATTATCGAGGGTAAAACACCTGTTTATAGCTGGGTAAACTATTCAATGACTCCGCGTTTCACAATCGAAAATAATGGTTCCAGAATTAAATTTTCACGTCTTATGGTCGATGAATCTGCCGAGATAGGATTAGAGATCGAAACAGGAAAAGGAACTATATCACAAATGTTTTATCTTAATACAGGACGTTTTTCTCCAATCCTCTATCCATTCAGCTCTTATAGACTTTCACCACTTGAAGTTAAATTGACAGACAACACTATTACAGTTTCAGAAAGTACAGGACAGGAAAGAGGTATATCTTATACTAATCTAGCAGATAATAATTCTTATGTATATGAGATATTGGATATATTGGGAACATATAAAATGCAAAAAGGAAATTTCAAATTATATATTGGTGGCAGTAAAGATATAGATATATCAACTTTACCCAAAGGTTTCTATGCTTTAACTATCTACAAAAATGGAGAAAGAGTTCATTCAGGGAAATTTAAAAAGTAG
- a CDS encoding DUF2158 domain-containing protein: MANKELKVGDVVKLKSGSHLMTIKGIDKTQQGREYPVWCEWFDEDSKEFKVREFVVEALTLVDNK, translated from the coding sequence ATGGCTAACAAAGAATTAAAAGTAGGAGATGTCGTAAAACTTAAATCTGGTTCACATCTAATGACGATAAAAGGTATCGATAAAACTCAACAAGGACGTGAGTATCCTGTGTGGTGCGAATGGTTTGATGAAGATAGTAAGGAATTTAAAGTCAGAGAATTTGTAGTTGAAGCATTGACTTTGGTTGATAATAAATAA
- a CDS encoding DUF6642 family protein has protein sequence MSDTKTYERNIYCLEGNWNKNPKSHQSVKPMLELLRTFANIKYVYYKCDTKEEFYKRLQQFTKGTYKNYPVLYLAFHGKPNRIEVEKQHITLKEIATALEGKLAGKSHLTGYNNLTLIILCVLLKRISNTF, from the coding sequence ATGAGTGATACAAAGACATACGAAAGAAATATCTATTGTTTAGAGGGTAACTGGAATAAGAATCCGAAAAGCCATCAAAGTGTAAAACCAATGCTCGAATTACTTCGTACTTTTGCTAATATCAAATATGTATATTATAAATGCGATACTAAAGAAGAATTCTACAAACGCTTACAACAATTCACAAAAGGAACTTATAAAAACTATCCTGTTTTATATTTGGCGTTTCATGGCAAACCTAACCGCATCGAAGTAGAAAAACAACACATAACACTAAAAGAGATTGCAACGGCTTTAGAGGGTAAATTAGCCGGCAAAAGCCATTTAACGGGATACAACAACCTCACGCTAATTATACTATGCGTACTTCTGAAAAGAATATCCAACACTTTTTGA
- a CDS encoding S49 family peptidase codes for MFEFLLQEILTSKLLMHHSSLNSLEILIQKLREPEKAEKPGKQLTPVNLLPGFNISCVKYATPGDIYIEKDPFADLDENSIAIIPIIGSMFKYSSWWNYGMDDIADLIRLADASPNIIGTILLCNTPGGTSQSIIQLEDAMRNRTKPSVGLIDGNCCSGGIYALSFCDRLAATNPMCVIGNIGVYNQIVNDDKWFEERGVKFISVYPPESKYKNLAYTEAKDGNPKILIEESLSPFAIHFQNIIKQNRPNLDLSVEGIIEGKDFYAQDAEKNGLIDTITNLEGAVNLLRILHTEKQSIYSPFKK; via the coding sequence ATGTTTGAATTCCTTTTACAAGAAATCTTGACGTCCAAGCTGTTGATGCACCATTCATCACTCAATAGCTTGGAGATTCTTATTCAAAAATTAAGAGAACCGGAAAAAGCAGAAAAACCAGGGAAACAATTAACTCCGGTAAATCTCCTTCCTGGATTCAATATCAGTTGTGTAAAATATGCTACTCCCGGGGACATCTATATAGAGAAAGATCCATTCGCCGATCTGGATGAAAACTCTATTGCCATAATCCCTATCATCGGCTCGATGTTCAAATATAGTTCTTGGTGGAACTATGGGATGGATGATATTGCAGATCTTATCAGGCTGGCAGATGCATCACCTAATATTATTGGAACAATTCTTCTATGTAATACACCGGGAGGAACTTCTCAATCTATCATCCAACTGGAGGATGCCATGCGAAACCGGACAAAGCCCAGTGTCGGCCTGATTGACGGTAACTGTTGCTCAGGCGGAATCTATGCGCTTTCATTTTGCGACAGATTAGCAGCCACTAACCCCATGTGTGTGATAGGAAATATCGGAGTTTACAATCAAATCGTAAATGATGACAAGTGGTTTGAAGAAAGGGGCGTGAAATTTATTTCAGTTTATCCCCCAGAATCGAAATATAAAAATCTTGCTTATACCGAAGCAAAAGATGGAAACCCCAAAATACTGATAGAAGAATCCCTTTCTCCTTTCGCCATCCACTTCCAGAACATAATCAAGCAAAACAGACCTAATCTGGATTTGTCAGTTGAAGGAATTATCGAAGGAAAAGACTTTTATGCCCAGGATGCTGAAAAGAACGGACTGATAGATACCATAACCAATCTGGAAGGTGCGGTCAACCTATTAAGAATTCTCCATACAGAAAAACAATCAATTTATTCACCTTTTAAAAAATAG
- a CDS encoding DUF4393 domain-containing protein: MTDIEKAANIIKDIAEKNPEATKELGKTAVTLTKAINVALAPISLVVWGYDKISDFLQKKLADKLNNIPEENIVTPPINIAGPTIEAMRFTGENDILREMYANLLATSMNIKTTDKAHPRYIEVIKNITKDEALILRSFIKSDVYPSIRLKKISNTITKSYSIIMNNYTNIFEKLDVDRKNLLIYFDNLSYLGIITINYNERINNEDLYNKLLATSDIKELIKGLEDHKIEYELEKGYISLTEFGKNFIKNVVN; the protein is encoded by the coding sequence ATGACAGACATAGAAAAAGCAGCAAATATCATAAAAGATATAGCAGAGAAAAATCCAGAAGCAACTAAAGAATTAGGTAAAACTGCTGTAACATTAACTAAAGCAATCAATGTTGCTTTGGCTCCAATTTCATTAGTTGTTTGGGGGTATGATAAAATATCAGATTTTTTGCAAAAAAAATTAGCAGATAAATTAAACAATATACCAGAAGAAAATATCGTAACTCCTCCAATCAATATTGCTGGACCTACTATTGAAGCAATGCGTTTTACTGGAGAAAATGATATTTTAAGAGAAATGTATGCTAATTTACTAGCTACTTCTATGAATATAAAAACAACAGATAAAGCTCATCCTAGATATATTGAGGTTATTAAAAATATCACTAAAGATGAAGCCTTAATTCTTAGAAGTTTCATTAAATCAGATGTCTATCCATCAATCCGATTAAAAAAAATATCAAATACTATTACAAAATCATATAGTATAATTATGAATAATTATACGAATATCTTCGAAAAACTAGATGTTGATCGGAAAAATTTATTGATTTATTTTGATAACCTATCCTATTTAGGAATAATAACGATTAATTATAATGAAAGAATAAATAACGAGGATTTATATAATAAACTTCTAGCAACATCCGATATAAAAGAACTTATTAAAGGGTTAGAAGATCATAAAATAGAATATGAATTGGAAAAGGGATATATATCATTGACTGAATTTGGAAAAAACTTTATCAAAAATGTTGTAAATTAA